One segment of Panicum virgatum strain AP13 chromosome 3K, P.virgatum_v5, whole genome shotgun sequence DNA contains the following:
- the LOC120698865 gene encoding circumsporozoite protein-like, giving the protein MYAGGESRPNGAGGGGGEDALRRRRQPGVPSSSAAAAAAAGASSSSSSSRGEEHRGGGKQGKRKKQGGRREAVARAIRGGLPAAAVSCWGGGGGAVSVVQETGGSRAGRLSSRRERAPADDGDADDGSGPGRAPPPAWCCVCPGGDCSLEPNPSANGKEDPGLRSLLERNDFFSADCNPHADVAPAPAADASSP; this is encoded by the coding sequence ATGTATGCGGGCGGGGAGAGCCGGCCCAATGGTGCGGGCGGGGGTGGAGGGGAAGACgcgctccggcggcggaggcagcccGGTGTtccctcctcctcggcggcggcggcggcggctgcgggcgcGTCGTCGTCCTCTTCGTCTAGCCGGGGGGAGGAGCACCGGGGAGGCGGGAAGCAGGGCAAGCGCAAGAAGCAGGGAGGGAGGCGCGAGGCGGTGGCCAGGGCGATCCGCGGcgggctgccggccgccgccgtgtcgtgctggggcggcggcggcggggccgtctCGGTGGTTCAGGAGACCGGCGGGAGCCGGGCGGGGAGGCTGTCCAGCCGGCGGGAGAGGGCGCCGGCCGACGATGGCGACGCCGACGATGGTTCCGGCCCAGGcagggccccgccgccggcgtggtgcTGCGTGTGCCCGGGCGGGGACTGCTCGCTGGAGCCCAACCCCAGCGCCAACGGCAAGGAGGACCCCGGCCTCCGCTCCCTCCTGGAGCGCAACGACTTCTTCTCCGCCGACTGCAACCCGCACGCCGAcgtcgcccccgcccccgccgccgacgcttcCTCGCCGTAG
- the LOC120698864 gene encoding ABC transporter G family member 23-like: MVMGDEGGSSSSELYLLSRFAPSSSSAQLRGRGERAMDHHQDDLSAELDPALLMSASTSSSSPPGSASPSSSFSHPSPPHYTLAVSDLSSPAPRRRSSILPPFLSSSCIPTSGPAATDGGEGLLLKSVSFTASSSNILAVVGPSGAGKSTLLRILSGRGAGSEIATPGTVSLNGRAVTSRAQLRRLCGFVTQDDNLLPLLTVRETILFAARFRLRGGAATARERLDRAEALIQELGLSEVADSYVGGGGDGAARGVSGGERKRVSIAVDMVHDPPVLLLDEPTSGLDSRSAVDVLALLRRVSRARRQVVVLSIHQPSYRMLGYISSLLLLSRGTVAHSGTLRSLEDALARLGHKIPAQLNPLELAMETEVTAELAEDRYRHGAGLLLLDEDAVSSSSLLLDSSSNDVAVPDRGGYYCSRATEVSALAVRCWRTMYRTRELFAARGAQAVVGGLGLGSVYFRLSPDGPDGVALRLGLFAFTLSFLLSSTVEALPILLHERRVLMREASRRAYRLSSYVAANALVFAPCLLAVALLFAGPLYWLAGLRAAPRGAAAFAFFVLAVWLIVLMASSLVLFLSAVSPDFVLGNALICVCLGVFFLFSGYFIPRASIPRYWAFMYYVSMYRYPLDLLLINEYGGGARGRCVAWVGGNAMAGGGVCLRTGADVLRDRGIDEGMKWVNVGVMLGFFLLYRVMCWAVLVRRASKTTL, from the coding sequence atggtcatgggagacgaaggcggcagcagcagcagcgagctATATCTGCTCAGCCGCTTCgcgccatcgtcgtcgtcggctcAGCTGAGAGGCAGGGGAGAAAGGGCCATGGATCACCACCAGGACGACCTGTCGGCGGAGCTGGACCCGGCGCTGCTCATGTCCGCGTccacgtcctcctcgtcgccgccgggctccgcctcgccctcctcctccttctcccaccCGTCCCCGCCCCACTACACCCTCGCCGTCAGCGACCTCTCCTCccccgcgcctcgccgccgctcctccatcCTGCCGCCCTTCTTGTCATCTAGCTGCATCCCCACCTCCGGCCCGGCGGCcaccgacggcggcgagggcctgCTCCTCAAGTCCGTGTCCTTCACCGCCTCCAGCTCCAACATCCTCGCCGTCGTGGGCCCCAGCGGCGCCGGCAAGTCGACGCTGCTCCGCATCCTctccggccgcggcgcggggtCCGAGATCGCCACGCCGGGGACGGTGTCGCTCAACGGCCGCGCCGTCACCTCCCGCGCGCAGCTGCGGCGGCTCTGCGGGTTCGTCACCCAGGACGACaacctgctgccgctgctcacGGTCCGCGAGACCATCCTCTTCGCCGCGCGCTTcaggctccgcggcggcgccgccaccgcgcgggAGCGCCTCGACCGCGCGGAGGCGCTCATCCAGGAGCTGGGCCTGTCCGAGGTGGCCGACAGctacgtcggcggcggcggggacggcgccgcgcgcggcgtGTCCGGCGGCGAGCGGAAGCGGGTGTCCATCGCGGTGGACATGGTGCACGACCCGCCGGTGCTTCTGCTGGACGAGCCCACGTCGGGGCTGGACAGCCGGTCGGCCGTGGACGTGCTGGCGCTGCTGCGCAGGGTGtcccgcgcgcggcggcaggtGGTGGTGCTCAGCATCCACCAGCCCAGCTACCGCATGCTCGGCTACATCTCCTCGCTGCTGCTCCTCTCCCGCGGCACCGTCGCGCACTCGGGCACGCTCCGGTCGCTCGAGGACGCGCTGGCGCGGCTGGGCCACAAGATCCCCGCGCAGCTCAACCCGCTGGAGCTCGCCATGGAGACGGAGGTCACCGCCGAGCTCGCGGAGGACCGCTACCGCCACGGCgccgggctcctcctcctcgacgaGGATGcggtgagcagcagcagcctcctcctcgacagcagcagcaacgaCGTCGCCGTCCCCGACCGCGGCGGCTACTACTGCAGCCGCGCCACGGAGGTGTCGGCGCTGGCCGTGCGGTGCTGGCGCACCATGTACCGCACGCGGGAGCTCTtcgcggcgcgcggggcgcaGGCCGTGGTGGGCGGGCTCGGCCTCGGCAGCGTCTACTTCCGGCTGAGCCCCGACGGCCCCGACGGCGTGGCGCTCCGGCTGGGGCTCTTCGCCTTcaccctctccttcctcctctcctccaccgTGGAGGCGCTGCCCATCCTCCTCCACGAGCGGCGGGTGCTGATGCGGGAGGCCTCGCGGCGCGCGTACCGGCTCTCCTCCTACGTGGCCGCCAACGCGCTGGTCTTCGCGCCGTGCCTCCTCGCCGTGGCGCTCCTCTTCGCGGGCCCGCTCTACTGGCTCGCGGGGCTccgcgcggcgccgcgcggggcggcggccttCGCCTTCTTCGTGCTCGCCGTCTGGCTCATCGTGCTCATGGCCAGCTCGCTGGTGCTCTTCCTCAGCGCGGTGTCGCCGGACTTCGTGCTGGGGAACGCCCTCATCTGCGTGTGCCTGGgcgtcttcttcctcttctccggcTACTTCATCCCCCGGGCCAGCATCCCGAGGTACTGGGCCTTCATGTACTACGTGTCCATGTACAGGTACCCGCTGGACCTGCTGCTCATCAACGAGTACGGGGGCGGCGCGAGGGGCAGGTGCGTGGCGTGGGTCGGGGGgaacgccatggccggcggcggcgtgtgccTGCGGACCGGGGCCGACGTGCTCAGGGACAGGGGCATCGACGAGGGGATGAAGTGGGTCAACGTCGGGGTCATGCTGGGCTTCTTCCTGCTCTACAGGGTCATGTGCTGGGCCGTGCTCGTCAGGAGGGCCTCCAAGACCACCCTGTGA